A genomic region of Oryza glaberrima chromosome 1, OglaRS2, whole genome shotgun sequence contains the following coding sequences:
- the LOC127782832 gene encoding probable WRKY transcription factor 13 isoform X1: MFPSPGRAVMALGHHGAARQPPTTMAAAASSSTTSAAAAPATATTTVAFSFQHPTPTPSHHHHHHGVLGYSPLVLDHHHPTTAAASSHAPSPPTLHHHHGGGLHAAAPPPRSSPPHPWSCEEGDHRGRPQMGNKGEAAAAMGAMGINDAGNNTAAAAAAQHHLGVGAVRMKKVGGGGGKARRKVREPRFCFKTMSDVDVLDDGYKWRKYGQKVVKNTQHPRSYYRCTQDNCRVKKRVERLAEDPRMVITTYEGRHVHSPSRDDDDAARASAEMTFIW; this comes from the exons atgtTCCCATCACCAGGGAGGGCGGTGATGGCGCTAGGCCACCACGGCGCCGCCCGCCAACCGCCGaccaccatggcggcggcggcctcctcgtcgacgacctccgccgccgccgccccggccacggccaccaccaccgtcgccttCTCCTTCCAGCATCCCACGCCCACGCCgtctcaccaccaccaccaccatggcgtCCTAGGTTACAGCCCCCTCGTCctcgaccaccaccacccaaccaccgccgccgcctcctcgcacgcgccctctcctcccaccctccaccaccaccacggcggcggcctccacgccgccgcgcctcctccgagatcgtcgccgccgcatccaTG GTCTTGCGAGGAAGGCGATCATCGAGGGAGGCCGCAGATGGGGAAtaagggcgaggcggcggcggcgatgggcgccATGGGGATCAACGACGCCGGCAacaacacggcggcggcggcggcggcgcagcatcATCTGGGGGTTGGCGCggtgaggatgaagaaggttgggggaggaggagggaaggcgCGGCGGAAGGTGCGGGAGCCGAGATTCTGCTTCAAGACGATGAGCGACGTGGACGTGCTCGACGACGGCTACAAGTGGCGCAAGTACGGCCAGAAGGTCGTCAAGAACACCCAGCACCCAAG gagCTATTACCGGTGCACGCAGGACAACTGCCGGGTGAAGAAGCGGGTGGAGCGGCTGGCGGAGGACCCCCGCATGGTGATCACCACCTACGAGGGCCGCCACGTCCACTCCCCctcccgcgacgacgacgacgccgcccgcgcctccgccgagATGACCTTCATCTGGTAG
- the LOC127782832 gene encoding probable WRKY transcription factor 13 isoform X2 yields MFPSPGRAVMALGHHGAARQPPTTMAAAASSSTTSAAAAPATATTTVAFSFQHPTPTPSHHHHHHGVLGYSPLVLDHHHPTTAAASSHAPSPPTLHHHHGGGLHAAAPPPRSSPPHPWSCEEGDHRGRPQMGNKGEAAAAMGAMGINDAGNNTAAAAAAQHHLGVGAVRMKKVGGGGGKARRKVREPRFCFKTMSDVDVLDDGYKWRKYGQKVVKNTQHPRPPRSLCACVNICLCVMVIMTGSAKALTHTAADMNPASSPI; encoded by the exons atgtTCCCATCACCAGGGAGGGCGGTGATGGCGCTAGGCCACCACGGCGCCGCCCGCCAACCGCCGaccaccatggcggcggcggcctcctcgtcgacgacctccgccgccgccgccccggccacggccaccaccaccgtcgccttCTCCTTCCAGCATCCCACGCCCACGCCgtctcaccaccaccaccaccatggcgtCCTAGGTTACAGCCCCCTCGTCctcgaccaccaccacccaaccaccgccgccgcctcctcgcacgcgccctctcctcccaccctccaccaccaccacggcggcggcctccacgccgccgcgcctcctccgagatcgtcgccgccgcatccaTG GTCTTGCGAGGAAGGCGATCATCGAGGGAGGCCGCAGATGGGGAAtaagggcgaggcggcggcggcgatgggcgccATGGGGATCAACGACGCCGGCAacaacacggcggcggcggcggcggcgcagcatcATCTGGGGGTTGGCGCggtgaggatgaagaaggttgggggaggaggagggaaggcgCGGCGGAAGGTGCGGGAGCCGAGATTCTGCTTCAAGACGATGAGCGACGTGGACGTGCTCGACGACGGCTACAAGTGGCGCAAGTACGGCCAGAAGGTCGTCAAGAACACCCAGCACCCAAG ACCACCTAGGAGCCTCTGTGCTTGTGTGAACATCTGTCTATGCGTGATGGTGATCATGACAGGTAGTGCCAAAGCATTGACCCACACAGCAGCAGACATGAACCCAGCATCCAGTCCAATCTGA